The genomic region CATCCACCACCATCGCCCGCCTCGTTCTCATCGGCAGCCCGGCCGTCGGTGGCAGAACGGAGCCTCCCAATTTAAGGCTTCAAGCTCCAATCCGGGGGGATTCAAACAGTGCAATTCTGCTAAGCTTCGGCCGCTGGTGAGTTTTGAGCTTGATTTTCTTGGGATATGGGGGAGGGCGTGAAGGCGCTGCTGGCGAAGCCGATCAAGCTGGCGGACCAGGTGGCCAAGCAGTCGGGCTCCGGCCAGTGCCTCCGGCCCGAGTGCAAGGAGCTGCGCGCGCGGGCGGAGAAGctcgcggaggtgctgcggcaGGCGGCGCGGGCCGACCTCTACGAGCGCCCCGCCGAGCGCATCGTCGCCGGCACCCTGCAGGCGCTGGCCAAGGCCGGCGGCATGTCGGCCAGGTGCTTCGAGAGCCACTCCCGCCTCCGCCGCTTCCTCACCTTCAACCCCGTCTCCGGCTTCCCGCGCACCCTCGCGCTGCTCGACACCGCCGTCGAGGACGTCGCCTGGCTCATCCGCATCTCCTCCCCGCGCGCCGACGCCGACGCCAACGGCAACGGCgcccacgacgacgacgacgacctgcGCGGCCTCCCCAACATCGCGCAGAACGAGCCCATACTCTTCCTCATCTGGGACCACATCGCGCGCCTCCACACCGGCAGCCTCGCCGTGCGGGCCGACTCCGCCTCCAccctcgcctccctcgcccgggACAACCCCCACTTCTCCAAGCTCATCGTCGAGGAGGACGGCATCGCGCCCCTCGTCAAGCTGCTCAAAGAAGGGACCGACGACGGCCAGGAGGCGGCCGCCACGGCGCTCGGGTTCCTTGGGCGCGACGAGGGGAGCGTGGAGAAGCTTCTCCATGCCGGGGTCTGCTCCGTCTACTCCGCCGCGTTGAAGGAGCCGCCGATGCGCGTGCAGGCCGCGGCCGCCGAGGCCATCGCGTCGCTGGCGCACCAGAGCCCGAGATGCCAGGACTTGTTCGCGCAGAACAACGCCGTCCGGCACCTCGTCGGCCACCTCGCCGCCGGAACCATCCAAGAGCACAGCAGGTACTCTGTCGGAGGAAGCAGCACCCGGCACGCTGCACCTCCTCCGCCGGAGCACATGAGGTCGCTTCACTCTGTCGTGCTCGCCAGCACACCCAGCATGCTCCCAGGAATCTCTGGTCACTCCGCCAACGAACCGTCGAGCTCGTCGGAAGGCTCGAACGGACGCAACAACCAGATGCACTCCGCTGCAGCCGGCAGGACAACGACGAGCCGGGTCACGGCTCCACCACCCAGTAGGCCCCAGCTGAGCTCGAACGGCTCGAACGGCCGTGGACCGCGCGAGACCGAGGACCCGGCCACCAAGGCGCACATGAAGGCCATGGCGGCGAAGGCCCTCTGGAAGCTTGCCCGCGGCCACCCGGGAGTCTGCAAGAGCATAACAGAGTCCCGCGCGCTCCTCTGCTTCGCCAGGCTGCTCGAGAAGGGCGACGACGGCGCAGGCACGCACCTGCAGTACTACTCCGCCATGGCGATCATGGAGATCACCCGCGTCGCCGAGCACAAGCTCGCGCTACGGCAGTCGGCATTCAAGCCCAGCTCGCCGCCGGCCAAGGCCGTGGCGGAGCAGCTGCTCTGCATTGTGCGCAGGGGGGAGTACGACGACCCGCTGCTGCTCCCGTGCATCACCTCGCTGGGCTGCCTGTCGCGCACCTTCACGGCGAGCGAGACGCGCGTGATCGGCCCGCTGGTGCGGCTGCTCGACGACCGCGAGCCCCCGGTGGccaaggaggccatcgtggcgctCACCAAGTTCGCGTGCACGGAGAACCACCTGCACGTGAACCACTGCAGGGCCATCGTGGACGAGGGCGGGGCGCGGCACCTGGTCCAGCTCGTGTACCTCGGGGACGAGCTGCAGATCGAGGCGCTCATACTGCTCTGCTACATCGCGCTGCATGTGCCGGAGAGCGAGGAGGTGGCGCAGGCCGGGGTGCTCGCCGTGCTCCTGTGGGCGTCGAAGCAGCCGCAGTTGGTGCAGGACCTGCGCGTCGAGCGACTGCTGCCGGACGCCAAGGCCCGGTTAGATCTCTTCCAGTCCAGGGGGTCGATCATCTAGATCTAGGTGACACTGTGATGATGATTCTTCCTGCACTGAAGTATATTTGCCTAGATTTATGTCGGCCATTCTTTGCTGATTCCAGATTCCAGATTCAATTGCTTTGCTTTGGTAGAGTGTACATAGCATATGCTTCTGTTTGCCTTGAAGGGCATGTACATGCAGTGTAGACTTGTTCTTGTGGCATTTATGCTGACCATTATATGAACGAAACTGCAAATTGGACAAGGGAGTACCTGTTCAAATGGAATACTATcttcattttttttgaaattcaaatCAAATGGAATAATATCAGGTCAATTAGTTCGGTACGATACTTTGTTTATTCACAGTTTACTGGTACAAGCTTTCAACCATGACTCGAAATAGACTTGACTTTGGTGTTGTCCACTCTGACTCTGGTGAGATGGCTAGTTTGGCTAAGACTAGTCACATTGGGGAGTAACTTAGAGCACTAACATGCCTATGttattagtctatgttactatctttaTAGTGGGAAGTAATATATGTGGTGTCATGCATCACATCATTTACTAGGTTGTAGACCCATCTTGTCTTGATATATGTGAGGTTACAGTAACAGGTTATGTTACTACACCctttctttcttcattaattacttgTCACATTATTGTCtaaatatgtgtgatgttaccactTACTCTCGCCGTGAATAGTCTAATGAGTATTTCCAAGGTATTTACTCGGCGGTCCCGTCACTTGACACTTCTCTGGTTCTTGATCTTTTGGAAGCTAGGGTGGCCGAGGCAGATAATGAATGACTTTGTGCTTTCTTTTTTTTTAGTGAGGAAACCGCGAATGCTTTATTTTAGATTGGTCCGTTAAAGGCTCTGAGCCGGGCGGTTTTCCTGCTAGATTTTTTCAGCATAGCTTAgtactccttttctttttattttttatttttgtgagAAGCAGCTGGAGAATTTTTTTTCCTAAATGGTAAATTTCAACAAGGGGACCATATTTAtccatttttatttctttttgtggctGATGGTCTATCTTCAATTCTCAAGCATAGTGTTCTTGCTGGTAATATGACTCCTATCGAGGTGAGTAGAAGAGCTTGCTTGGGATGAATTGTTGCAACCGAGAAATAAAAGTGGTGCTCGTTTCTATGACTTTCGTCTTTTCAATCAAGCATTGGTAGCTCGACAGGCTTTGCGGTTAATTTCTAAACCAGATAGCGTCTATGCACAAGTACTCAAGGCCAGGTACTACCCTGAAGGGAAGCTTGAGGACACAATCTCTACCGGAAATGCCTCGTCATCATTGCAGGAAATTAGCTACGGGCTTTATTGAAAAGGGCTTTGGTATGGGGAGTTTGGAACAACGGAAGCACCCGAGTTTGGCGTCATAATTCgatccccgccccctcctcctataAGCCTGCTATACTACAGGCAAAGATGTCACATTTGGTTCATGTCTGAGTTTCTAAATGAAAATGGGTCATGGAACTATGGGTTGCTATAGGAGTATTCCTTGCCAGCCAATGTTTCTGATATTATGAAAATTCGTGCTTCACCCCGGTTAGAGGACGACACACTTTCTTAGGGTCCTGACAAGTATGGGATTTTTACTATTAAAAGTGCTTACCAATTGACTTTTGAAGATGCTCATAGAGGCGCCGCAATAGGGTCAAGCACTAGGTCAGATGGCCGCCGATCGTGCTGGCACTTGATTTGGTCGTGTGACATACCTCATTCATTTCGAAACTTCTCTTGGAAGGTAGCTGATGGCTCTATATTTTATGCATTTTTAGAGCTCATATGTTGTATGttctcttcatatattatgtcccACTAAATGAAATATATGTCCATTATGCATGATTAACGATTTTTGAACTTATCATTGTgagcattgtgaaggaaatatgcctagaggcaataataaagttgttattttatatttccttatttcatgataaaggtttattatttatgctagaattgtattgatcggaaacttaaatacatgtgtgaatacataaacaaatattgtgtccctagtaagcctatactagaatagctcgttgatcaaatatggttaaggtttcctaaccatagacatgagttgtcatttgataacgggatcacatcattagaagaatgatgtgatggacaagacccatccgttagcttagcatattgatcgttcagtttattgctattgatttcttaatgtcaaatacatattccttcgactacgagattatgaaactcccgaatacctaaggaataccttgtgtgctatcaaacgtcacaacgtaactaggtgatcataaagatgctctacgggtatcttcgaaggtgtttgttgggttggcatagatcgagattaggatttgtcactcagagtatcggagaggtatctctgggccctctcggtaataatcatcataagcttgcaagcaaatgactaaggagttggtcatgaggtgatgtattgcggaacgagtaaagagacttgtcggtaacgagattgaactaggtatgaagataccgacgatcgaatctcgggcaagtaacataccgatgtacaaagggaattacgtatgttgtcataacagttcgaccggtaaagatcttcgtagaatatgtaggagccaatatgggcatccaggttccgctattggttattgaccggataggtgtatcggtcatgtttacatagttctcgaacccgtaaggtccgcacgcttaacgttcgacgacgatattgtattatatgagttatgtgatttggtgaccgaatgttgttcggagtcccggatgagatcacggacatgacgaggagtctcgaaatgttcaagaggtaaatattgatatataggacgatggtattcggacaccagaagtgttcggAGAAAACCGGATAATCATCAGAGTACCAGAGGGGGTAACATTCACCCctgggagtatattgggcctattgggccacaagaggggagcacaccagcccacaaggggctggcgtgcCCCCCATGGCAGTTGGCCAagtggggaaggaaagggggaggattcggcttccccttccttctctcttccccctttcctttcttctccggCAATTAACGAAAGCGGGGGGCGCCACTTAGGGAAGGACctcaagtaggattcggcctacttggggcgccctcttggctgctccctcccctctcccacctatatatatgtgagggcGCCCCTAGCACataccagacaattgcctagccgtgtgcggcgcccccctccaccgtttacaccctcggtcatattttcatagtgctttggagaagccctgcggagatcacttcactataaccatcaccacgccgccgtgctatcggaactcatctactacctcgccgtcttgctggatcaagaaggcggtggaagtcactgagctgaacgtgtgtagaacatggaggtgccgtgcgttcggtactagatcggttggagcacgaagagagttcgactacatcaaccgcgttgtgaaacacttccgcttacgatctacgagggtacgtagacacactcccccctcgttgctatgcatctctatggatagatcttgcgtgtgcatagattttttttgttttccatgcaacatttcccagtagtggcatcatgagccaggtctatgcgtaaatgatatgcacgagtagaacacaaagagttgtcggcggtgatagtcatactgcttaccaccaacgtcttattttgattccgcggtattgtgggatgaagcggaagTTATGgagctgctagaaggagggcgcgagagggccggccgggggcctttttgcccacggccgggcaagagggaagggatttccttcttaattcttgcttgattagattgatacatcccctccccttatatagagaggtttacttgactccccaacaaggcttacttgacccctaagcaagcgacccttatctctaattaaccctaagactaacgggctataccaccagcccaggcccattaggcccattatgtactctaacactacaccccacctggacatgcaacTTGTCCTCGAGGTGcaacctaaccaacttataaccatgactcgacgcaacacaaacctaacacctaaaaacaagccttttacatctcggcttgtgttattactctcaacctgaaatggactgggacgctttattttggacccctgaacataaagtggacaccatccgcatGTCGGACATGCACgcgtacagccacctggatcccatggacaccatctggacaaaaggagtgcatgtgtacgaccacctggaagtggtcgcaaaagtgaccagcagaggcgccctcgcggcggccgacggcggaatgcagtggtgctacgcggtgTGCTCCTATtggtgacaccatgccttctcccCGCCGGGCGGCTATTGGTCTGCACCACAcagagaagagtggagggcttcCGATGAAGAATGGAGAGGAGGGGTGCGCCTCCCAACCGCCGATGTCAcagactttgaggtcgctgtcCGTGGGGAAAACAACATGCCCGCCGCCTGTGGGGAAAACCACATGCCCAAGATCCTCGACACAGCGGATGAGATCGAGGTCCTTTACGCAGCGATGCACACttgggaggagcggcagctgcagaccacgcatctcccacacacgccgacgcgctaggaggccgcgcgcagcagcctgtAGCCTCACCGCTAAATCTGAGAATGGGTGGGTAACCAAACCAA from Triticum aestivum cultivar Chinese Spring chromosome 4A, IWGSC CS RefSeq v2.1, whole genome shotgun sequence harbors:
- the LOC123085181 gene encoding uncharacterized protein, which gives rise to MGEGVKALLAKPIKLADQVAKQSGSGQCLRPECKELRARAEKLAEVLRQAARADLYERPAERIVAGTLQALAKAGGMSARCFESHSRLRRFLTFNPVSGFPRTLALLDTAVEDVAWLIRISSPRADADANGNGAHDDDDDLRGLPNIAQNEPILFLIWDHIARLHTGSLAVRADSASTLASLARDNPHFSKLIVEEDGIAPLVKLLKEGTDDGQEAAATALGFLGRDEGSVEKLLHAGVCSVYSAALKEPPMRVQAAAAEAIASLAHQSPRCQDLFAQNNAVRHLVGHLAAGTIQEHSRYSVGGSSTRHAAPPPPEHMRSLHSVVLASTPSMLPGISGHSANEPSSSSEGSNGRNNQMHSAAAGRTTTSRVTAPPPSRPQLSSNGSNGRGPRETEDPATKAHMKAMAAKALWKLARGHPGVCKSITESRALLCFARLLEKGDDGAGTHLQYYSAMAIMEITRVAEHKLALRQSAFKPSSPPAKAVAEQLLCIVRRGEYDDPLLLPCITSLGCLSRTFTASETRVIGPLVRLLDDREPPVAKEAIVALTKFACTENHLHVNHCRAIVDEGGARHLVQLVYLGDELQIEALILLCYIALHVPESEEVAQAGVLAVLLWASKQPQLVQDLRVERLLPDAKARLDLFQSRGSII